From Campylobacter concisus, a single genomic window includes:
- a CDS encoding ligand-gated channel protein, whose amino-acid sequence MNKIRISAVLCFAISALNATDVSLDGISIEDSADDGYRATTSEVGKTNTPILEIPQTVNVVTQQQLKDKKPESLAESLQNVSGISYGNTTGGIFDSIIKRGFGGGRDGSIMRNGVPASVMHSFNKTVESVEVLKGPASLLYGAQEPGGIINMVTKKPKYDFSNEIWAGIGNRNYWNTGFDATGPIAESGFAYRFIFDTMQKDYWREFGEYKNVLFAPSLSYKGDDYRINLAYAHTRSTDPIDRGMYLIPSTGKLLPIDKKRRLDEPFNKLKTKLDTLDVNFEKNLGENWLLKGAYAFSRSKHEYGHIRLMNVLNNGTATRRNEYYDGFIHRTHAGSLNLNGYVKTGEIEHNLLFGIDAKEYYRYRPGGLKDTGNHLSINIYHPIYGIVGLPTARESSIQYQKLKTIGFYAQDSINLTENLIYSLGTRYEYYDQVARGTTSGPNSTDQQDGKFTWQTGLLYLLTPQWSVYTNYAQSFNPQMAMKGDIGDIKPEEGKSIEFGSKFQNDSITASAAVFNINKKNIMRTVSGVSTPVGEARSRGFEFDFNGRVTQGLSVGASYAFTKTEVRNDSGAFAVLVGKPLEATPKHQASLFANYDFSHLGAKGLRIGGGARYFGSWYTYYIRTNLPAVPAGTAFKMDSAVVYDAFISYDTKIAGYETNFSFNVKNLTDKLYYTSSSTGTDANIIPIQPGYARQFMLTASVKF is encoded by the coding sequence ATGAATAAAATTCGTATTAGTGCGGTGCTTTGTTTTGCTATTTCTGCTTTAAATGCTACTGATGTAAGCTTAGATGGGATCAGCATTGAAGATAGCGCAGACGATGGTTACAGGGCCACAACGAGTGAGGTGGGCAAGACAAATACGCCAATTCTTGAGATCCCACAGACGGTAAACGTCGTGACGCAACAACAGCTAAAAGATAAAAAACCCGAGAGCCTAGCAGAGAGCCTTCAAAACGTGAGCGGCATTAGCTACGGCAACACCACGGGCGGTATCTTTGACTCGATCATAAAAAGGGGATTTGGCGGCGGACGCGACGGCTCGATCATGCGAAACGGCGTACCGGCTAGCGTCATGCATAGCTTTAATAAAACCGTAGAAAGTGTCGAGGTGCTAAAAGGCCCGGCTAGCTTGCTCTACGGCGCGCAAGAACCTGGCGGCATCATAAATATGGTTACCAAAAAGCCAAAATACGACTTCTCAAACGAAATTTGGGCAGGCATCGGCAACCGCAACTACTGGAATACAGGCTTTGATGCCACAGGACCTATTGCGGAGAGTGGATTTGCGTATAGATTTATATTTGATACAATGCAAAAGGACTACTGGAGAGAGTTTGGCGAATATAAAAATGTTCTCTTTGCGCCATCGCTTTCGTATAAAGGCGATGACTACCGCATAAATTTGGCCTATGCGCATACACGCTCGACCGATCCGATTGACCGAGGCATGTATCTCATTCCAAGCACTGGTAAGCTACTGCCGATAGATAAGAAAAGACGCCTTGACGAGCCATTCAATAAGCTAAAAACAAAGCTTGACACACTAGATGTAAATTTTGAGAAAAATCTCGGAGAAAACTGGCTATTAAAGGGCGCTTATGCATTTTCTCGTTCAAAACATGAGTATGGTCACATAAGGCTAATGAATGTATTAAATAATGGCACAGCGACTAGGCGAAACGAATATTACGACGGATTTATCCACCGCACACATGCTGGATCACTAAATTTAAACGGCTATGTTAAAACAGGTGAGATAGAACACAACTTGCTCTTTGGCATCGACGCAAAGGAATACTACCGCTATAGACCAGGTGGCCTAAAAGATACGGGTAACCACTTAAGCATAAACATATATCATCCTATCTATGGAATAGTAGGACTACCAACTGCCAGGGAGTCAAGCATCCAGTACCAAAAGCTAAAAACGATCGGATTTTACGCACAAGATAGCATAAATTTAACTGAAAATTTAATCTACTCTTTAGGAACTAGGTATGAATACTACGACCAAGTAGCTCGCGGCACAACCAGTGGGCCAAATAGCACAGATCAGCAAGATGGCAAATTTACGTGGCAAACTGGGCTTTTATATCTACTAACGCCTCAGTGGTCGGTCTATACCAACTACGCACAAAGTTTCAATCCGCAAATGGCTATGAAAGGCGATATCGGCGATATAAAGCCTGAAGAGGGCAAAAGTATAGAGTTTGGATCTAAATTTCAAAACGATAGCATAACGGCTAGTGCGGCGGTTTTTAATATCAATAAGAAAAACATCATGCGTACCGTAAGTGGCGTGAGTACGCCAGTGGGCGAGGCGCGCTCTAGAGGATTTGAGTTTGACTTTAACGGCCGCGTGACGCAAGGACTAAGCGTGGGCGCTAGCTACGCATTCACAAAAACTGAGGTGCGAAATGATAGCGGAGCGTTTGCCGTGCTAGTGGGCAAACCGCTAGAAGCTACGCCAAAGCACCAAGCCAGCTTGTTTGCTAACTACGACTTTAGCCACCTAGGCGCAAAAGGTCTAAGGATCGGCGGTGGAGCTAGATATTTTGGCTCGTGGTATACATACTATATAAGGACAAATTTACCTGCAGTACCAGCAGGAACGGCATTCAAGATGGATAGTGCGGTTGTTTACGATGCTTTCATCAGCTACGATACCAAGATCGCGGGCTACGAGACGAATTTCTCGTTTAACGTCAAAAACTTGACCGACAAGCTTTATTATACATCCTCATCTACTGGTACGGATGCTAATATCATACCGATACAACCAGGCTATGCTCGTCAGTTTATGCTAACAGCTAGCGTTAAATTCTAA
- a CDS encoding molybdenum cofactor guanylyltransferase, producing MQTCVILAGGKSSRMGQDKTLLPFGGFKTLTHYEVAKFSKVFDEVYVSSKFEKFSPPLKIIKDENSNNYSPMLALYSILKNFDHSVFVIPADMPFFDLKSLEELAKFKDEFDMVVASDNEHIHSLCGFFSPRLATLAHEFYLKNEHKIGLLRKSCKCKVVNFKDSEQFFNVNFPDEYEMAKKIQEKKIDDE from the coding sequence ATGCAAACTTGCGTGATTTTAGCAGGTGGCAAAAGCTCGCGTATGGGGCAAGATAAGACACTTTTGCCATTTGGTGGTTTTAAGACGCTTACTCATTATGAGGTTGCGAAATTTAGCAAAGTTTTTGACGAAGTTTATGTAAGCTCAAAATTTGAAAAATTTAGCCCGCCACTAAAGATTATAAAAGATGAAAATAGCAATAACTATTCGCCAATGCTCGCACTTTACTCCATTCTTAAAAATTTTGATCATAGTGTTTTTGTGATACCAGCTGATATGCCATTTTTTGATCTTAAAAGCTTAGAGGAGCTTGCTAAATTTAAAGATGAATTTGATATGGTCGTGGCTAGTGATAACGAGCACATTCACTCGCTTTGTGGTTTTTTTAGCCCAAGGCTTGCCACTTTGGCTCATGAGTTTTATTTAAAAAATGAGCATAAAATCGGACTTTTGAGAAAAAGCTGTAAATGCAAAGTCGTAAATTTTAAAGATAGTGAGCAGTTTTTTAACGTAAATTTCCCTGACGAATACGAAATGGCAAAGAAAATCCAAGAAAAGAAGATAGATGATGAGTAA
- a CDS encoding gluconate transporter: MSGISLIVCFVVAIILMIVMISKLKVHPFLALMSISLVLAIVAGIDLSKIPAMIGVGFSGTFKSIGIVIIFGTIIGTVLEKTGAALKLADMVVKLVGQKRPELAMLIMGWVVGIPVFCDSGFVVLNSIREALYKKISASPVAMSVALSGGLYASHVFIPPTPGPIAAAGTLGLGGNLLLVIIMGTVVSVPVLIAVYFFSKSVGKSVTISDKDADTTITASYDELLKKFGKLPCGFLSLAPIIMPIIFMAIGSIVDVLAKQGMLDKTALLPKILLFLGNPIIALAIGVIFCVFLLVEARKIREFDHITNESLKIAGPILFITAAGGVLGNVITEAGFVNFIKENATAIKAIGIFFPFIISAVLKTAQGSSTVAIITTASIMGAFSADNSLMHTLGFTTELSAALCVMAIASGAMCVSHANDSYFWVVTNFSKMSAEQGYRTQTAMTFIMGIVGIVSVYILSLVLL, encoded by the coding sequence ATGAGCGGTATCTCACTAATTGTCTGTTTTGTTGTAGCCATCATACTTATGATCGTTATGATCTCTAAGCTAAAAGTGCATCCATTTTTGGCACTTATGAGCATTTCTTTGGTTCTTGCGATCGTCGCAGGTATCGATCTATCCAAAATCCCAGCGATGATAGGTGTTGGCTTTAGCGGCACATTTAAGAGTATCGGTATCGTTATTATCTTTGGAACGATCATCGGCACTGTGCTTGAAAAAACGGGAGCTGCTTTAAAGCTAGCTGATATGGTCGTAAAGCTAGTCGGACAAAAACGTCCAGAGCTTGCCATGCTCATCATGGGCTGGGTTGTTGGCATTCCGGTATTTTGCGATAGTGGATTTGTTGTTTTAAACTCTATTCGCGAGGCACTTTATAAGAAAATTTCAGCAAGTCCAGTCGCGATGTCAGTCGCTCTAAGTGGCGGCCTATACGCATCTCACGTCTTTATCCCGCCAACTCCTGGCCCAATAGCAGCCGCAGGAACACTTGGCCTTGGCGGAAATTTACTCCTTGTCATCATCATGGGAACAGTCGTTTCAGTACCTGTTTTGATAGCTGTTTATTTCTTTTCAAAGAGTGTTGGCAAAAGTGTGACTATCAGCGACAAAGATGCTGACACTACTATCACAGCTAGCTACGATGAGCTTTTAAAGAAATTTGGCAAATTGCCTTGCGGATTTTTAAGCCTTGCTCCTATCATCATGCCTATCATTTTTATGGCGATTGGTTCTATTGTCGATGTTTTGGCAAAACAAGGCATGCTTGATAAAACGGCTCTCTTACCAAAGATACTTTTATTTTTAGGAAATCCTATCATTGCTCTTGCAATCGGCGTGATCTTTTGCGTGTTTTTATTAGTAGAAGCCAGAAAGATAAGAGAATTTGACCATATCACGAACGAGTCTTTAAAGATCGCTGGTCCGATACTCTTTATCACAGCAGCTGGCGGTGTTTTGGGTAATGTCATCACTGAGGCTGGCTTTGTAAATTTCATAAAAGAAAACGCAACCGCCATAAAAGCGATAGGAATTTTCTTCCCATTCATCATCTCAGCCGTACTAAAAACCGCTCAAGGAAGCTCGACCGTGGCTATCATCACGACAGCATCTATCATGGGTGCGTTTAGCGCTGATAACTCACTCATGCATACACTTGGCTTTACGACCGAGCTTTCAGCCGCGCTTTGCGTCATGGCGATAGCATCTGGTGCCATGTGCGTATCTCACGCAAATGACAGCTACTTCTGGGTTGTGACAAATTTTAGCAAGATGAGTGCAGAACAAGGATATCGCACACAAACAGCTATGACGTTTATAATGGG
- a CDS encoding phospholipase yields the protein MSKILLFLSLGLSFLMASGLDDFKMAQELEQSGDIKAAMQIYKELAKSSLNEQSVIQNVQASEPAPREAKLKQADLLREDKSGKNLQNALGIELYKFNYLLPVTYAKNVPDDERKSVETKFQISLAKPLFYDIFGLRESLVAAYTQTSWWQITRTSAPFRETNYQPEIFLNFASPKYLEQIGVKNLKFGLLHESNGRDGSNSRSWNRAYVQSDFVFGKLSISPRAWMVVGNKGDNKDILKYIGHGDVRLSYNLNDHIFSLMLRNNLHFDKTNKGAAEISYMFPIFSTGVYGYLQYFTGYGESLIDYNRHTDKFGLGFVILK from the coding sequence ATGAGTAAAATTTTATTATTTTTAAGCCTTGGTCTTAGTTTTTTGATGGCAAGTGGGTTAGATGATTTTAAAATGGCACAAGAGCTGGAGCAAAGCGGCGACATAAAGGCTGCGATGCAAATTTATAAAGAGCTAGCCAAAAGCTCTTTAAACGAGCAAAGCGTGATACAAAATGTACAAGCAAGCGAGCCAGCACCAAGAGAGGCGAAGCTAAAGCAAGCTGATCTTTTAAGAGAAGATAAAAGTGGTAAAAATTTACAAAATGCACTTGGTATCGAGCTTTATAAATTTAACTACCTTTTGCCAGTAACTTATGCTAAAAATGTGCCAGATGATGAGCGAAAGAGCGTTGAAACTAAGTTTCAAATAAGCCTTGCAAAGCCGCTATTTTACGATATTTTTGGACTTAGAGAGAGCCTTGTGGCAGCCTACACGCAGACATCTTGGTGGCAGATAACAAGAACTTCAGCGCCGTTTCGTGAGACGAACTATCAGCCAGAAATTTTTCTAAATTTTGCTTCGCCAAAATATTTGGAGCAAATAGGTGTAAAAAACCTAAAATTTGGACTTTTGCATGAGTCAAATGGACGAGATGGTAGCAATTCAAGAAGCTGGAATAGAGCTTATGTGCAAAGTGATTTTGTTTTTGGCAAGCTTAGTATTTCGCCAAGAGCTTGGATGGTAGTGGGCAATAAGGGCGATAATAAAGATATATTAAAATACATAGGACACGGCGATGTAAGGCTTAGCTACAACCTTAATGATCACATTTTTAGCCTAATGCTAAGAAATAACTTACATTTTGATAAAACAAATAAAGGTGCTGCTGAAATTTCATATATGTTTCCTATCTTCTCAACCGGAGTTTATGGCTATTTGCAGTATTTTACGGGATATGGCGAGAGTTTGATTGATTATAATAGGCATACTGATAAATTTGGTCTTGGTTTTGTTATTTTAAAATAA